From Thiovulum sp. ES, a single genomic window includes:
- a CDS encoding ABC-type antimicrobial peptide transport system, ATPase component (PFAM: ABC transporter): MNFQDKTILLESKNLSHSFDNQNPLFNDINISVRESETVSIIGVSGSGKSTLLHILSGTIKPENGSVFHFNKEFWKQKQKERELVRRNDIGLIFQFHYLFKGFSVRENLEVASLLSGEKLDFSILENFGIAHLLEKKVTQLSGGEQQRVSIARVLTKKPKIIFADELTGNLDKQTANIVMKTLFDYVKTAKASLVLVTHDEDLASQCDHIFKLKDGNFYKK, translated from the coding sequence ATGAATTTTCAAGACAAAACTATTCTATTAGAGAGTAAAAATCTCTCTCACTCGTTTGACAATCAAAATCCTCTTTTTAATGATATCAATATTTCAGTTAGAGAATCTGAAACTGTTTCTATCATAGGTGTTAGTGGAAGTGGCAAATCTACTCTTCTTCATATTCTTTCTGGAACTATCAAACCAGAAAATGGCTCTGTTTTTCATTTCAACAAGGAGTTTTGGAAGCAAAAGCAAAAAGAGAGAGAGCTTGTTCGCCGAAATGATATTGGTCTAATTTTTCAATTTCACTATCTATTTAAAGGTTTTTCTGTTCGTGAAAATTTAGAAGTCGCCTCTCTACTTTCTGGAGAAAAGCTTGATTTTTCTATTTTAGAGAATTTTGGAATCGCTCATTTGTTGGAAAAAAAAGTTACACAACTCTCTGGAGGTGAGCAACAAAGAGTCTCAATTGCCCGTGTTTTAACAAAAAAACCTAAAATTATCTTTGCAGATGAGCTAACTGGTAATCTTGATAAACAAACTGCAAATATTGTTATGAAAACTCTTTTTGACTATGTAAAAACTGCTAAAGCTTCCCTTGTTCTCGTAACTCATGATGAAGATTTGGCCTCTCAATGCGACCATATTTTTAAGTTGAAAGATGGGAATTTTTATAAAAAATAA